The following coding sequences are from one Methanohalophilus halophilus window:
- the artB gene encoding archaeosortase B, whose protein sequence is MYLFFKEDLGFLRNLTAEVFSFSMSLLGVTNSVNENVLYFTSGITAMKVVDECTGIYEVLVYSGCVLAYSTTYQKKLMGIAFGVPAILGINMVRLVCLGFVGLWFPEIFDYVHYYFWQVTLIIIIVLVVLIWIEKVVKR, encoded by the coding sequence ATGTATCTTTTCTTTAAGGAAGACCTGGGTTTTTTGAGGAACCTGACCGCAGAAGTGTTCTCCTTTAGTATGAGCCTTCTGGGCGTCACAAATTCGGTTAATGAAAATGTACTATATTTTACCAGTGGAATAACGGCAATGAAAGTCGTGGATGAATGTACCGGCATATATGAGGTGCTTGTCTATTCTGGCTGTGTGCTGGCATATTCCACAACTTATCAGAAAAAACTTATGGGAATAGCTTTTGGTGTGCCAGCAATACTTGGTATAAACATGGTGCGTTTGGTATGTCTTGGCTTTGTAGGTCTCTGGTTTCCTGAAATATTTGATTATGTCCATTATTACTTCTGGCAGGTCACGTTGATTATAATTATAGTACTGGTTGTTCTGATATGGATAGAGAAAGTAGTGAAAAGATGA
- a CDS encoding DUF7507 domain-containing protein, with amino-acid sequence MNQMKIALAICAALMLIITIPAASAITVDGDKSTDEWNDNWSYGQINGTGYDIYNTGDRLEIRQGAFGQDTTTWYEEDPKNDSGTSHNESMAQLGDSSGYDIKQIYGHYDVVNDTLYGMSTVYGIPGDLDGDGSISTDCDNYGDCVGDVGPAGTGMGDLETWKIRISQDGNPTVTLRIKNNNWTVDEGPLGYDDVEAAFSPTEDGVYEISISGVSEIWDVGPCQPDLKVEVYAGGLDDGPGEDTATAFIRLPCPDIMIEKSTNGEDADIPTGPFISVGDEVTWTYNVTNTGDVPLNNIVVTDDQGVVVDCPKTTLNVSESMICTAVGTAEEGQYANIGNVTGEFGIIVVNDSDPSHYFGVNSSIDIEKATNGVDADDPTGPYVTVGGDVVWTYNVTNTGNVNLTDIVVQDNMGVTPAYISGDTNSDNILQTDEVWMYNATGVAEEGQYANLGNVTGTDPTDAEVTDEDPSHYFGVNSSIDIEKATNGVDADDPTGPYVTVGGDVVWTYNVTNTGNVNLTDILVQDNMGVTPAYISGDTNSDNILQTDEVWMYNATGVAEEGQYANLGNVTGTDPTDAEVTDEDPSHYFGVNSSIDIEKATNGVDADDPTGPYVTVGGDIVWTYNVTNTGNVNLTDILVQDNVTGTIDNLVDNGNGDSILEPGEVWMYNATGVAEEGQYANLGNVTGTDPTDAEVTDEDPSHYFGVNSSIDIEKATNGEDADDPTGPTIEEGNTVNWEYVVTNNGNVNLTDINVTDDQGEIPVFQSSNLNGDDILEPGEVWTYTASGTAGIGQYANVGNVTGEHNGYTVTDEDPSHYFGEEPPRSTLGNYVWEDLDKDGIQDETDTGIADVTVNLYTEGGVLVDSTTTNETGYYLFTGLVAGDYFVEFLLPDDYEFSPADQGTDDAVDSDANVATGRTVTTSLFAGEVDLTWDAGMYLPISIDIEKSTNGQDADDPQGPKVEVGSTVEWEYVVTNTGGANLTNINVTDDQGVIPVFQSSDLNNDTILEPGETWTYTANGTAEVGQYVNNATATGEYEGETVEDIDPSHYYGEEKDVPTAHPLLTVALIGMGIVLFLRRKDE; translated from the coding sequence ATGAATCAAATGAAGATAGCGCTGGCTATATGCGCAGCACTAATGTTAATTATTACAATTCCCGCAGCCTCGGCTATAACGGTTGATGGGGATAAAAGTACGGATGAATGGAACGATAACTGGAGCTATGGTCAGATTAATGGTACTGGCTATGACATTTATAACACAGGTGACAGGCTGGAAATAAGACAGGGTGCATTCGGTCAAGATACCACTACATGGTATGAAGAAGACCCTAAGAATGATTCAGGAACCAGTCATAATGAATCAATGGCCCAGCTTGGAGACTCAAGTGGATACGATATTAAGCAGATTTATGGTCACTACGATGTAGTCAATGATACTCTCTATGGTATGAGTACAGTTTATGGAATCCCTGGAGATCTTGACGGTGATGGCAGCATAAGCACAGATTGTGACAATTATGGTGACTGTGTTGGAGATGTGGGTCCGGCAGGTACAGGTATGGGTGATCTTGAAACATGGAAGATCAGAATTAGTCAGGATGGAAACCCCACTGTAACACTCAGAATTAAGAACAATAACTGGACAGTAGATGAAGGGCCACTTGGTTATGATGATGTAGAAGCTGCATTTAGTCCAACAGAAGATGGCGTCTATGAAATTTCAATAAGTGGAGTTAGTGAAATATGGGATGTTGGTCCCTGCCAACCAGATCTGAAAGTGGAAGTATATGCAGGTGGTCTGGATGACGGTCCGGGGGAAGACACTGCAACTGCATTTATTCGTCTTCCATGCCCTGACATCATGATCGAGAAATCAACCAATGGTGAAGATGCCGATATTCCTACAGGTCCGTTTATATCTGTCGGGGATGAAGTTACATGGACATATAATGTAACAAACACTGGGGATGTACCTCTCAACAATATTGTTGTAACCGATGATCAGGGAGTTGTAGTAGATTGCCCTAAAACAACACTCAATGTCAGTGAATCAATGATATGTACTGCTGTGGGTACTGCAGAAGAAGGTCAGTATGCCAACATCGGCAATGTCACAGGTGAATTTGGTATAATTGTGGTAAATGACAGTGATCCAAGCCACTACTTCGGTGTGAATTCCTCAATCGATATTGAGAAAGCAACCAATGGAGTAGATGCCGATGATCCAACCGGACCTTACGTTACTGTTGGTGGAGATGTTGTATGGACTTACAATGTCACAAACACCGGTAATGTGAATCTGACTGACATCGTTGTTCAGGATAACATGGGTGTAACTCCAGCATACATAAGTGGAGATACAAACAGTGACAATATACTCCAAACAGATGAAGTCTGGATGTACAATGCCACAGGTGTGGCAGAAGAAGGTCAGTATGCCAATCTCGGTAATGTTACAGGAACTGATCCAACTGATGCCGAGGTTACCGATGAAGATCCAAGCCACTACTTCGGTGTGAATTCCTCAATCGATATTGAGAAAGCAACCAATGGAGTAGATGCTGATGATCCAACCGGACCTTACGTTACTGTTGGTGGAGATGTTGTATGGACTTACAATGTCACAAACACCGGTAATGTGAATCTGACTGACATCCTGGTTCAGGATAACATGGGTGTAACTCCAGCATACATAAGTGGAGATACAAACAGTGACAATATACTCCAAACAGATGAAGTCTGGATGTACAATGCAACAGGTGTGGCAGAAGAAGGTCAGTATGCCAATCTCGGTAATGTTACAGGAACTGATCCAACTGATGCAGAGGTTACCGATGAAGATCCAAGCCACTACTTCGGTGTGAATTCCTCAATCGATATTGAGAAAGCAACCAATGGAGTAGATGCCGATGACCCAACCGGACCTTACGTTACTGTTGGTGGAGATATTGTATGGACTTACAATGTCACAAATACCGGTAATGTGAATCTGACTGACATCCTGGTTCAGGATAACGTTACTGGAACTATCGATAATCTAGTCGATAATGGAAATGGTGACTCTATACTGGAACCTGGTGAAGTCTGGATGTACAATGCAACAGGTGTGGCAGAAGAAGGTCAGTATGCCAATCTCGGTAATGTTACAGGAACTGATCCAACTGATGCCGAGGTTACCGATGAAGATCCAAGCCACTACTTCGGTGTGAATTCCTCAATCGATATTGAGAAAGCAACCAATGGAGAAGATGCCGATGATCCAACCGGACCAACCATTGAGGAAGGCAACACTGTAAACTGGGAATACGTTGTTACCAACAACGGTAATGTGAATCTTACCGATATTAACGTAACAGATGACCAGGGTGAGATTCCGGTATTCCAGAGCAGTAATCTCAATGGAGACGATATTCTCGAACCTGGTGAAGTATGGACATACACTGCCAGCGGTACAGCTGGAATTGGCCAATACGCCAATGTTGGTAACGTTACAGGAGAACACAATGGATATACTGTCACAGATGAGGATCCCAGCCACTACTTCGGTGAAGAACCACCCCGGTCAACTCTGGGTAACTATGTCTGGGAAGATCTGGACAAGGATGGTATCCAGGATGAAACTGACACTGGAATTGCTGATGTAACTGTCAATCTCTACACAGAAGGTGGGGTGCTTGTAGACAGTACAACCACAAATGAAACAGGGTACTACCTATTCACAGGCCTTGTTGCAGGAGATTACTTCGTCGAGTTCTTGCTGCCGGATGATTATGAATTCAGTCCTGCTGACCAGGGAACTGACGACGCAGTAGATAGTGATGCCAATGTAGCAACCGGAAGGACTGTAACAACTTCACTGTTTGCAGGTGAAGTCGACCTGACATGGGACGCTGGAATGTATCTGCCTATTTCAATCGACATCGAAAAGTCGACAAATGGCCAAGATGCAGATGATCCACAAGGCCCTAAGGTTGAAGTTGGATCAACAGTTGAATGGGAATACGTTGTTACAAATACTGGAGGCGCTAACCTGACCAACATCAATGTAACTGATGATCAGGGTGTGATTCCTGTATTCCAGAGTAGTGATCTCAACAATGACACTATTCTGGAACCTGGAGAAACGTGGACTTATACAGCCAATGGAACTGCAGAAGTTGGCCAGTATGTAAACAATGCAACTGCAACAGGTGAATATGAGGGAGAAACCGTAGAAGATATTGATCCAAGCCACTACTACGGAGAGGAGAAAGATGTGCCTACAGCGCATCCGTTGCTAACAGTGGCCCTCATAGGAATGGGGATAGTATTGTTCCTGAGGAGAAAAGACGAGTGA
- a CDS encoding desulfoferrodoxin FeS4 iron-binding domain-containing protein, producing MGVQKVGEKYICNICGNEVEVTEVGGGVLICCGEDMELME from the coding sequence ATGGGAGTTCAGAAAGTAGGTGAAAAATACATTTGTAATATCTGTGGCAACGAAGTTGAAGTCACTGAAGTTGGCGGCGGAGTACTTATTTGCTGCGGGGAAGATATGGAACTCATGGAGTGA
- a CDS encoding VPXXXP-CTERM sorting domain-containing protein, translating to MKQMRIVLAMCAALMLMIAIPAASAITVDGEKSTDEWNDNWSYGQVNGTGYDIYDVGDRLEIRQGAFGQDTTTWYEEDPKNDSGPSHDETMAQLGDSSGYDIKQIYGHYDVANDTLYGMSTVYGIPGDLDGDGNIGTDCSEYGDCVGDDGPAGTGMGDLETWKIRISQDGNPTVTLRIQNNNWTVEEGPLGYDDVEAVFSPTEDGVYEISINGVSEIWDVGPCQPDLKVEVFAGGLDDGPGEDTATAFIRLPCPDIMIKKYVSPDNSTWYDAQTQASGPILENASDVYWRYNVTNIGDEPLVDVNVTDNKEGFICDIGDLAVSETEVCYYSGTVPDTCVPYSNVGTTNGIGLVSGVQVDDSDPAHYNCEEKPPNGVPTMTPIGLVALIGMLGFVALRRRD from the coding sequence ATGAAGCAAATGAGAATAGTGCTGGCTATGTGCGCAGCATTGATGTTAATGATAGCAATTCCCGCAGCATCGGCTATAACGGTGGATGGGGAAAAAAGTACGGATGAATGGAACGATAACTGGAGTTATGGTCAGGTTAATGGTACTGGCTATGACATTTATGACGTAGGGGACAGGCTGGAAATAAGACAGGGTGCATTCGGTCAAGATACCACTACATGGTATGAAGAAGACCCTAAGAATGATTCAGGCCCCAGTCACGATGAAACAATGGCTCAGCTTGGAGACTCAAGTGGCTACGATATAAAGCAGATCTATGGTCACTACGATGTAGCCAATGATACTCTCTACGGTATGAGCACGGTTTATGGAATCCCCGGGGATCTTGACGGTGATGGCAACATAGGCACAGACTGTAGTGAGTATGGTGACTGTGTTGGAGATGATGGCCCGGCAGGTACAGGAATGGGCGATCTTGAAACATGGAAGATCAGGATAAGTCAGGATGGAAACCCCACTGTCACACTCAGAATTCAGAATAATAACTGGACAGTTGAGGAGGGGCCACTTGGTTATGATGATGTAGAAGCTGTATTTAGTCCAACAGAAGATGGCGTCTATGAAATTTCAATAAATGGAGTTAGTGAAATATGGGATGTTGGTCCCTGTCAACCAGATCTGAAAGTGGAAGTATTTGCTGGTGGTCTGGATGACGGTCCCGGAGAAGACACTGCAACCGCATTTATACGTCTTCCATGTCCTGACATCATGATCAAGAAATATGTATCACCGGATAACTCAACCTGGTACGATGCACAAACACAGGCATCAGGACCTATACTTGAAAATGCAAGTGATGTTTACTGGAGATACAATGTGACCAATATAGGGGACGAACCACTCGTCGATGTGAATGTTACAGACAACAAGGAAGGCTTTATCTGTGATATCGGCGATCTGGCAGTATCTGAAACAGAGGTCTGCTACTACAGTGGTACTGTTCCAGACACATGTGTACCTTACTCAAATGTGGGTACTACCAATGGAATCGGATTGGTATCCGGTGTTCAGGTGGATGATAGTGACCCGGCTCACTACAATTGTGAAGAAAAACCTCCAAATGGTGTACCTACTATGACACCGATAGGTCTGGTTGCCCTTATTGGTATGCTTGGATTTGTCGCGCTGAGACGCCGTGACTAA
- a CDS encoding inositol-3-phosphate synthase: protein MENIKIAIAGIGNCASSLIQGLDYYRDKTETDAIGLMHWTIGGYEPSDIEVVAAFDIDKRKVGKDISEAIFAEPNCTAVFCPDIPEKGIKVTMGSILDGVSGHMTDYEDKYKFIISDESESTKEDIVQVLKDSGAEMLLNFMPVGSEKAACFYADCALEAGVGFINNMPVFIASNPEWAKKFEEKNLPIIGDDIKAQLGATITHRTLADLFSKRGVKLEKTYQLNTGGNTDFLNMLNRSRLSSKKTSKTEAVQSVLKDRLDDENIHVGPSDYVPWQKDNKICFLRMEGKLFGDVPMNIELRLSVEDSPNSAGVVIDAIRCCKLALERDTGGILYSPASYFMKHPPKQYNDDEAFLMTNDFIEGNRDN from the coding sequence ATGGAGAATATAAAGATCGCAATTGCAGGGATTGGCAACTGCGCTAGCTCTCTCATTCAGGGTCTGGATTACTACAGGGATAAAACCGAGACAGATGCTATCGGTCTAATGCATTGGACCATTGGAGGTTACGAACCCTCCGATATTGAGGTTGTAGCTGCGTTTGATATTGATAAAAGAAAAGTAGGGAAAGACATATCAGAGGCCATCTTTGCAGAACCAAATTGCACTGCTGTATTCTGTCCGGACATTCCTGAAAAAGGCATAAAAGTTACAATGGGCAGCATCCTTGATGGTGTTTCTGGACACATGACGGATTATGAAGATAAATATAAATTCATAATCAGCGATGAAAGCGAGTCCACCAAAGAGGATATCGTGCAGGTTCTAAAAGATTCCGGTGCTGAAATGCTCTTGAATTTCATGCCTGTAGGGTCAGAAAAAGCTGCATGTTTTTATGCAGACTGTGCTCTGGAAGCAGGAGTGGGTTTCATTAACAATATGCCGGTTTTCATTGCAAGTAATCCTGAATGGGCTAAAAAGTTCGAAGAGAAAAACCTGCCGATAATTGGTGATGATATAAAGGCCCAGCTCGGAGCCACTATCACTCACAGGACACTGGCAGACCTTTTCAGCAAACGTGGTGTCAAACTGGAAAAAACCTATCAGCTAAACACCGGTGGGAATACCGATTTCCTTAACATGCTTAATCGCAGCAGGTTGTCTTCCAAGAAAACATCCAAAACAGAGGCTGTACAATCTGTACTCAAAGACCGTCTGGATGATGAAAATATCCATGTCGGTCCAAGTGACTATGTGCCTTGGCAAAAGGACAACAAAATTTGTTTCCTGAGAATGGAAGGAAAACTTTTCGGCGATGTTCCCATGAATATCGAACTACGTCTTTCAGTTGAGGATTCTCCTAATTCTGCAGGTGTTGTAATTGATGCCATACGCTGTTGCAAACTAGCACTTGAAAGAGACACCGGAGGAATTCTCTATTCCCCTGCATCTTATTTCATGAAACATCCACCGAAACAATACAACGATGACGAAGCCTTCCTCATGACAAATGATTTCATTGAAGGCAACAGGGATAACTGA
- a CDS encoding DUF2180 family protein — MKCFECEKENKTTDTVGICIVCGRGVCMDHLVREKVPILEGEYEVRLKCMGDACELKDMQPLLKILCKPCHEALKENF; from the coding sequence ATGAAATGTTTTGAATGTGAAAAAGAAAATAAAACTACCGACACCGTTGGTATTTGCATCGTATGTGGCAGAGGTGTCTGTATGGACCACCTTGTAAGGGAGAAGGTTCCCATATTGGAAGGTGAATATGAAGTGCGGCTTAAGTGCATGGGAGATGCCTGCGAATTAAAAGACATGCAACCTCTCCTGAAAATACTTTGCAAACCATGTCATGAGGCTTTGAAGGAAAATTTCTGA
- a CDS encoding multiheme c-type cytochrome has protein sequence MKIISIFILLTFLFACAGVVAGASPTEAGTLSHEDFTSYSTCNRCHAITTSQWEGSMHYHAFDDPFYQEELKLASEESNGSLDVFCTRCHIPVSVVSGQVPPIDNPNISEEADEGVGCDFCHSVKESSEIGNGGYAVTPSETKYGPFDDSESTYHESQYSEFYTKSEYCGMCHQITHPASGVVLDDTYQAWSEGPYAEEEEVQCQDCHMTPGITEFEANPGRAGSGAPKRDHISVHNFAGANVFVTGILEEDEHREMAIERLQEAATLEVSLPDNAQPGEEVAIKVSITNSGAGHNLPTGLTEARQMWTQVDIKDSQGREIYSTGNLDKDGNIENGIIYWAVYSDADGNPTLKLWEITDVISDNRIAPESTAVEVHNFTVPEGAVDPIIVDTKLLYRSAPQSLIDELFGGEYDVPIVEMESVKGGINGEVESEGTPGFGSFVGLIALLTIYLFRRKM, from the coding sequence GTGAAAATTATATCCATATTTATCCTTTTGACATTCTTATTTGCCTGTGCAGGGGTTGTAGCTGGTGCTTCTCCCACTGAAGCAGGCACATTATCGCATGAAGATTTCACTTCATATTCTACCTGCAACAGATGCCATGCCATCACGACAAGCCAGTGGGAAGGCAGTATGCATTACCATGCTTTCGATGACCCATTTTACCAGGAAGAACTAAAGCTTGCAAGTGAAGAGTCAAATGGCTCTCTTGACGTTTTCTGTACACGTTGTCACATACCTGTCAGTGTGGTTTCAGGGCAGGTCCCTCCTATAGATAACCCTAATATAAGTGAAGAGGCTGATGAAGGAGTAGGCTGTGATTTTTGCCACAGTGTAAAGGAATCCTCTGAAATAGGCAACGGAGGTTATGCGGTGACTCCTTCTGAGACCAAATATGGCCCCTTCGATGATTCAGAATCTACTTACCATGAATCACAGTACAGTGAATTCTATACAAAATCAGAGTATTGCGGAATGTGTCACCAGATTACCCACCCAGCATCCGGTGTAGTGCTGGATGACACTTATCAGGCATGGAGTGAAGGCCCCTATGCTGAAGAAGAAGAAGTCCAATGCCAAGATTGCCATATGACACCAGGAATCACTGAATTTGAGGCAAATCCCGGACGTGCGGGATCAGGTGCACCCAAAAGAGACCATATATCGGTGCACAACTTCGCAGGAGCCAATGTTTTTGTTACAGGGATACTGGAAGAGGACGAACATAGGGAAATGGCAATTGAAAGACTTCAGGAAGCGGCAACACTTGAAGTAAGCCTTCCTGATAATGCACAACCGGGTGAAGAAGTTGCCATTAAAGTGTCAATTACGAATTCCGGGGCAGGCCATAATCTGCCTACAGGACTTACTGAAGCCAGACAAATGTGGACCCAGGTGGATATAAAAGACAGCCAAGGACGCGAAATTTACAGTACAGGAAATCTGGATAAGGATGGCAATATCGAAAATGGAATTATTTACTGGGCCGTATATTCCGATGCTGACGGCAATCCTACTCTAAAATTATGGGAAATTACAGATGTGATATCTGATAACAGGATTGCTCCTGAATCAACTGCCGTTGAAGTTCATAATTTTACGGTACCAGAAGGTGCAGTAGATCCCATCATTGTGGATACGAAATTGCTCTACAGGTCTGCTCCCCAGTCACTTATAGATGAACTGTTTGGAGGAGAGTACGATGTTCCGATTGTAGAGATGGAGTCCGTTAAAGGCGGAATAAACGGTGAGGTAGAGTCTGAAGGAACACCAGGATTTGGAAGTTTTGTTGGCTTGATTGCATTATTAACAATTTATTTGTTTAGAAGGAAAATGTAA
- a CDS encoding 4Fe-4S dicluster domain-containing protein, which translates to MPPVVDKDKCIGSGECAEVCPTDVFDLKEDSNGDTKSVVSRPDDCIECELCVDACPADAIVLE; encoded by the coding sequence ATGCCACCAGTTGTAGACAAAGATAAATGTATAGGAAGCGGTGAATGTGCCGAGGTATGCCCCACAGACGTTTTTGATCTGAAAGAAGATTCCAACGGGGATACAAAATCAGTAGTTTCACGGCCTGACGACTGTATAGAATGTGAGCTTTGTGTGGATGCCTGTCCGGCTGATGCCATTGTACTTGAGTGA
- a CDS encoding carboxymuconolactone decarboxylase family protein has protein sequence MTEHEKVVKDIEDKMGFAPNILHTLKEIDPNFVKKYRRCHDKLLSDGAMPAKYKILMALAVVASKQCEACTVSQMKSALKNGATAEEIMETMEVISITSGAPAVAACREALKLLQE, from the coding sequence ATGACAGAACATGAGAAAGTAGTAAAGGATATCGAGGATAAGATGGGGTTTGCCCCAAACATTCTCCATACCCTGAAGGAAATAGATCCCAACTTCGTTAAGAAATACAGGAGATGTCACGACAAACTGTTGTCAGATGGGGCTATGCCTGCCAAGTACAAGATACTGATGGCACTGGCAGTCGTTGCCTCCAAACAATGTGAGGCCTGTACAGTCTCCCAGATGAAGAGCGCTCTGAAAAATGGCGCCACAGCAGAGGAAATCATGGAAACAATGGAAGTGATCTCTATCACTTCAGGTGCACCTGCAGTTGCAGCATGTAGGGAAGCACTTAAGTTACTGCAGGAGTAA
- the afpA gene encoding archaeoflavoprotein AfpA, with protein MKRIAWGITGSGDLIKETYDIMVDIKKKTDIEFMVFLSREGETVMKWYRMWDDIQKDFPNFKTDAGPNSPFIAGPLQVGHYDALIIAPATANSVAKIAHGIADTLVTNVVAQTAKGQTPIYVLPVDQVRGDVTTYAPSGRKMKLKMRDIDVTNSEKLAEMENMYILTKPDDIYELLNIEGKED; from the coding sequence ATGAAAAGAATCGCATGGGGTATTACAGGCTCAGGTGACCTTATAAAAGAGACGTATGACATAATGGTAGACATAAAGAAAAAAACCGATATTGAGTTTATGGTATTTCTTTCAAGAGAAGGGGAAACTGTAATGAAATGGTATCGAATGTGGGATGACATACAGAAAGATTTCCCTAACTTCAAAACAGATGCGGGCCCTAACTCACCTTTTATTGCCGGCCCATTGCAGGTTGGTCATTATGATGCTTTGATTATCGCACCAGCCACAGCCAATTCTGTTGCCAAGATAGCACACGGTATTGCCGATACCCTTGTAACAAATGTTGTGGCCCAGACCGCAAAAGGGCAAACACCAATTTATGTCCTGCCTGTTGATCAGGTACGTGGTGATGTTACCACCTATGCACCCAGTGGAAGAAAAATGAAGTTGAAGATGCGGGACATTGATGTTACCAATTCAGAAAAACTGGCTGAAATGGAAAACATGTACATATTGACAAAACCTGATGATATTTATGAGCTGTTGAATATAGAAGGAAAAGAGGATTAA
- a CDS encoding DUF2180 family protein, whose protein sequence is MMKCYDCSETGKDVEAAALCIVCGKGLCMDHSKEVKLQVSVGKPPEVKRLHKGLPHFMCNYCFDNTMEDAFD, encoded by the coding sequence ATGATGAAATGTTATGACTGTTCTGAAACAGGAAAAGATGTAGAAGCCGCTGCATTATGTATTGTGTGCGGGAAAGGGCTATGTATGGATCACTCCAAGGAAGTAAAATTGCAGGTTTCAGTGGGTAAACCGCCCGAGGTCAAACGCCTTCATAAAGGCCTTCCTCACTTTATGTGCAACTACTGTTTTGATAACACGATGGAAGATGCCTTTGATTGA
- a CDS encoding ferredoxin--NADP reductase encodes MQFDATLLKTIPRTEDVVSFLFPRPDGFDYLAGQYIFVELEIGEKKVRKPFTISSSPTNKDIIEFTKKLTGHEFSDALLSLQAGDTAGIEGPFGKMTYSGEYDKIALISGGIGITPMISISRYCTDKGMDTNIVMISSNKTEQDIAFRDELDTMQKRNPNLKVVHTLTRASEEWEGCRERVCESMILREIPDYRERTFYICGPPPMVEAVKEILYQMNVDKSKVKYELFTGY; translated from the coding sequence TTGCAATTTGATGCAACGCTTCTGAAAACCATTCCCAGGACCGAAGATGTGGTAAGTTTTCTATTTCCCCGACCTGATGGTTTTGATTACCTGGCGGGCCAGTATATTTTCGTGGAACTGGAAATAGGAGAAAAAAAGGTACGCAAACCATTTACTATCTCCAGCAGTCCGACCAACAAGGATATCATTGAATTTACCAAGAAACTCACAGGCCATGAGTTTTCCGATGCTTTACTTTCACTTCAAGCCGGTGATACGGCAGGGATTGAAGGTCCCTTCGGGAAAATGACCTATTCAGGAGAATATGACAAAATTGCGCTTATTAGCGGAGGAATCGGGATCACACCCATGATTAGTATCTCACGTTACTGTACAGACAAAGGTATGGATACGAATATTGTTATGATATCCAGCAATAAAACAGAACAGGATATTGCCTTTCGCGATGAGCTGGATACTATGCAAAAGCGCAATCCTAACCTGAAAGTCGTACATACCCTCACCCGGGCTTCCGAGGAGTGGGAAGGTTGCAGAGAACGTGTCTGTGAAAGCATGATATTGCGGGAGATTCCGGATTACAGGGAAAGGACATTCTATATATGTGGTCCTCCACCTATGGTAGAGGCTGTTAAGGAAATACTATATCAAATGAATGTGGATAAATCTAAAGTTAAGTATGAGCTATTTACAGGTTATTGA
- a CDS encoding winged helix-turn-helix domain-containing protein, with product MAIKRRSRIDISAEILDAAMSGANKTQIVYNANLNFSIAKKYLEMLEKKELIRKEGDRYVTTEKGKTFHDLAMILKL from the coding sequence GTGGCCATTAAACGAAGAAGCAGAATCGATATTTCGGCTGAGATATTAGACGCAGCAATGAGTGGGGCAAACAAAACCCAGATCGTGTATAATGCAAATTTAAACTTCAGTATTGCAAAAAAATATCTGGAAATGCTGGAAAAAAAAGAATTGATACGTAAGGAAGGAGACCGCTATGTTACTACTGAAAAAGGAAAAACCTTCCACGATCTCGCAATGATACTGAAACTTTGA